TCGTGGGGATCTCTGTCGGTTACAAAGTTAATATTGTCCATCTTCCATGTTCTCCAATAGTAAAGATAGTAAAAGAAACGGACTTATTCCGCTTCTCTGTTAACGAGCATAACTGAACCGCACAGTCCAGTTGCAAAAGACGTAAATTATGTAAAAATGAAAAAGTGATAAAAAAAGGAAAAGAAAGAAAAAAGGAGAAAGACCTTCCCCTGGAAAGTGTTTTCCGGATGCAGTTGTTCCGGACGTGTTTTTCCGTACTATCGGTTGCGGAAAACCCGATATGAAAATCACTAGTGACGTTCCTGCAAATAGTTCGTCTGTCCACCGTCCCCGGCCTTGAACTGATAGTGTAATTTCCGCTTAAGTGACTGTTTGTTTCAACAACCTCACTGATTCAGACAGTCACTTGATTTTTTATAAAAGCTGTGTCTACACAAATTACAATTTGTTTACAATCGTTTTTTTCAACAATTTGAAAATAATTTTCGAGCAAAAAACAATCCAGGCTAATCAACTGATATTATAATATTTTTTAAAGACATTCTTCCCGGTTGCCCTCCCCCTCTTTTTCGGCTACCATGATGTTCAGGAGGATCTCGGGAAAACCTCCTGAATTATCATATCAAAAGAGGTCTCAACTGACAAATGACACAACACTATTCCGCAAGTCCAGCCGCTTCCCGTTTTAAACTTTTCCATGAACTCATGCAGCACAAGGTGCGGCATATTCTCCTTATCTCCACCCCCTATGAAGCGTGGATCATGGAACAGGACTGCAGGCTGTCAGAACAGATTGTCCATGAATACAGCGGGCTGAACTTGAGTCATCCCCCCGGCTGACCTGGGTTTCTTCAACTGAAGAGGCACTCACCGCCTGCGAGGAGGGCAAATTTGATTTTGTCATCATTATTGCCCAGGCAGTCAGTGATAAGATCGTCAATATAGGCAGAGCCATCAAGGAAAAACATGATATGGTGGTGGTGGTGCTCACTCACCAGGAAACCCCGCTTAAATCCCATATGCTGACAGATGGATCCCAGAGCGCCATCGACCGTATTTTTTTCTGGACAGGGCAAGCGGATATCCTGCTGGCAATCATCAAATGCATTGAAGATCAGTTCAATGTCCTGGACGATATCAACTGTGCGGATGTGAGGGTCATTCTCTTTGTGGAAGACTCTCCCTTCTACCTCTCGGCACTGCTTCCCATTCTTTATAAAGAACTGGTCAAGGAAACTCAGGCAGTCATTGAAGACAGCCTCAACCAGGAACACCGGCTTCTGACCATGCGAGCCAGACCGAAAATCCTGCTGGCCCACACCTTTGAACAGGCCATGGCTCTTTATGAACAGTTCGAACCCAATATTCTCGGTGTAATTTCCGATGTTCGTTACCCACGAAACAATAAACATGACGGTGAAGCGGGCTTACGTCTTCTGAAACATATCAAAAAGGAGCGGTTTGATATCCCCCTGCTGCTTACGAGTTCGGAACCCCACAATGCCGCCCGTGCCGCATCCATTCCCGCACCGTTCATCGATAAAAATGCGCCGTTTCTCAACAGGCAGATCCGTTCCTTTCTTCTCAATCACCTGGGGTTCGGTGAATTTACCTTCAGAGACCCACAGGGCAATATCCTGGCAAAGGCCGACAGTCTCCACAGCCTGGAACAGAAAATGCAGGAAATACCCATTGAATCCTTTATCTACCATAGCCAGCGGAATGATTTTTCCCGGTTTCTCTACACCCTCACAGAAGTGGAACTTGCAGGCAAGGTAAGACCCATGCGCCATACCTCCTTCGAAACGGTGGAAATGCTCAGACAGCAACTGGTACAGATGATCAAGGAACAACGGATGCAACGCCAGAGGGGAGTTATCGTTGATTTTGACAAGAAACGGTTTGACCCTGATACGGAATTCACCAAGATCGGCAACGGCTCCCTGGGGGGAAGGCAAGGGGCTGGCGTTCTTTTCTGCCATGCTGCACCAGCACAGGGATCTGATGGAAGGTTTTTCCAATGTGGAGATCTCGGTCCCCCAGACCCTGGTACTCACCTCAGACGGTTTTGATGCCTTCATCGAGCTCAACGACCTGGGAGACCTGGCCAAGGAAGAGATCAGTGATGAAGCCATTACAAAGCAATTTCTCGAGGCCCGTTTTCCGGAACCGTTCCGTTCCGACATCCAGGCTTTTCTGAAAGTTACCTGTTACCCGCTGGCCGTCCGCTCTTCCAGTATGCTGGAAGACGCCCAGTTCAAATCCTATGCAGGACTTTACCATACATACATCCTGGCCAACGACCACCCGGATGACCGGTGCCGTCTCAACCAGATGCTTACTGCCATTAAAAAGGTCTATGCTTCCACCTATTTCCGGGCCCCGAAAGCTTTCAGCAAACGTGTCGGCAACAGAGTGGAAAGTGAAAAAATGGCGATTATCATTCAACGCGCAGTAGGCAGCCGGTATGGAGACTATTTTTATCCCGCCCTATCCGGGGTAGTCCAGTCTCTCAATTATTATCCCTTTTCCCGGATGAAAACGGAAGACGGTATTGCCTCCATAGCTCTGGGACTCGGCAAGGCCGTCATGGAGGGAGAAAACACCTTGAGATTCTCACCAAAACATCCGGAAATACTTCCCCAGAGGTCCACTGTTGAAGATATCCTGAAGGGTTCACAAAAGAAATTTTACGCCATCACCATGAATGACCCTGACCCACAAAAGGAGATTAACGATTCAAATACCCTCAGCAGAGTAGCGGTTCATTCGGTTACTGATCATTATCCTGTACGTTTTTTTTCCAGTACGTACAGTCCTTCCGAGCACCGTATCAGAGATTTTTATTCAAAAAACGGGCATCAGGTCATTACTTTTGCCTCTCTGCTGAAATATAACACCATCCCGTTTACTGAAATCCTGAACACATTACTCACTCTTGGCAGGGAAAAGCTCGGCTGTGCTGTGGAAATTGAGTTTGCCCTCAACCTTGCCACCAAACCTGAAGAAAAAAACCGGTTTCATGTCCTGCAGATTCGCCCCATGAGTGCCAGAGAGGAAACGCTTAAAGTCAAAATCACAGAGAAAGAGGTGGGCAGTGCTTTCTGCGTGTCGAACCGGGGACTGGGCAATACCGTTAACCGGGAAATGTGTGATATTATTTATGTCAGGCCGGAAAACTTTGACCCGGCCAAAACCACTCAGATTGCAAGGGAAATCGGTGAAATCAACAGCGAACTTACACGGTTGAACAGAAAATACCTGCTCATAGGTCCGGGGCGCTGGGGCTCTTCGGACCATTGGCTCGGCATCCCTGTCACCTGGGAGGATATTTGTGGTGTCGGCAGTATCGTGGAAACCGTCCATAACCGCATCAATGCCGAGCCATCCCAGGGTTCACATTTTTTTCATAACCTGACGACACTGGGTATAAACTATCTCAATGTAGACCCAACCCGGGGAGAAAAACTTGACTATTCCTGGCTTGCGACTTTTACGTCCCGTACTGAAAGCGAATATGTCTCGCATATTCAAACAGAAACAGTGTTCACCCTGAAGGTGGACGGCCGTACCGGCCGGGCTGTAATTTTCGTCTGAACAGGCAGATTACACACAAATATTCCCCGAGAATTTTTTTTTCTACGGAGTCAACACATCTTTGTGTTAGTATGATTGTACCATCTTGACGCAATCATTTCTGACAAGGACATGGCTCATGAAACTATTCTTCTCACTGGTCTCTTTTTTTCTTTTTCTTTTTCTTTCAGTCCAGACCTGCCCGGCCCGGATTGATCCACCCGTCGGTATCGTAAAAACAGTAACAGGAAAAGCGTACGTCACTGACAAAACCAGAACTTTTACAGTTCAGCTCGTACCGAATATGAAGATCTC
The DNA window shown above is from Desulfomarina profundi and carries:
- a CDS encoding inovirus Gp2 family protein, which encodes MGFKRGFLVSEHHHHHIMFFLDGSAYIDDLITDCLGNNDDKIKFALLAGGECLFS
- a CDS encoding PEP/pyruvate-binding domain-containing protein — encoded protein: MEGFSNVEISVPQTLVLTSDGFDAFIELNDLGDLAKEEISDEAITKQFLEARFPEPFRSDIQAFLKVTCYPLAVRSSSMLEDAQFKSYAGLYHTYILANDHPDDRCRLNQMLTAIKKVYASTYFRAPKAFSKRVGNRVESEKMAIIIQRAVGSRYGDYFYPALSGVVQSLNYYPFSRMKTEDGIASIALGLGKAVMEGENTLRFSPKHPEILPQRSTVEDILKGSQKKFYAITMNDPDPQKEINDSNTLSRVAVHSVTDHYPVRFFSSTYSPSEHRIRDFYSKNGHQVITFASLLKYNTIPFTEILNTLLTLGREKLGCAVEIEFALNLATKPEEKNRFHVLQIRPMSAREETLKVKITEKEVGSAFCVSNRGLGNTVNREMCDIIYVRPENFDPAKTTQIAREIGEINSELTRLNRKYLLIGPGRWGSSDHWLGIPVTWEDICGVGSIVETVHNRINAEPSQGSHFFHNLTTLGINYLNVDPTRGEKLDYSWLATFTSRTESEYVSHIQTETVFTLKVDGRTGRAVIFV